The window CACAACATCATCCTTCTTGACCCATCCCTTCAACATATGGTGCAACAAGGTTCCTTTGTTGCTCGATATCACTCCCACGTGCTCTAAACCTCTTATAGTTGCTCCAAACCCCCTTCTATATGATTcgttcctttggcacttgatACGTTCCTTTGTTAAACGATCCATTCCTTTCTCAGATGATCCGTTCATTTGTCACATTCTCCATGAACCTCAAGTGCTCCATTTAGTTCCATGTGATCCAAATGCTCCATGAAGATTATCCAAATGCTCGAGTCACATTTAACAGATACCTTGGAAAGAGTTTGGAGTTCTCCTTTCATTGACATTCGGCATGCCTGGGTTTGACCTTGGAATATGTTCTTGATCGCCGTCTAATCTAGGTGAGATGAAGACAGATGAGCGACAATGGCCAGGGAGCGCTCCAACAGTATCGATTTGAGCTAGATGAGAACATAAAGATCTCTTTTATTTCATAGTTGGTAGTCTGGATTAGGTTCAATGCTGGGAGAATCGGTGGGAGATCGACACGACAGGTTTCTTCAAGTGGATATAGGGCTAGCACAAAAGAGTCTAGGTCAAAGGTTTGTAGGGCATAAATTATGGTGGTACACCATAAGGAGTAATTTGATGCAAATCGAAGGTATCTGGAAGGTGGAATTGGTTGCAAAACCAAGGATGTTTTTGTTGTTGGCCATCGACACAGTGAGGTAAGAAAAAAACATCCCTAAGTTCTTGATACCATAAAGACAAAGAGAACAATTTAAGGAATGAATGCTTTCTATATTTTTGTGTATTTTACAACAAATACATTTAACGTATATAGAGAATTAACTATAACTAACTCCTGAATAATAGCATAAGACTAGGTACATATATTGACTAAAACTACTTATATACATGTGATGTAAAATGTGTGATAAACCACAATGACCGTTATTACTACCCAATAAATTTTCCCATTCCATCCACTATTTTTATCTAAGAGATCATGAACTAAAGGAAAATGACGACTAGTGAAGGCTTACCAGTCACCATATTTCTTCAAACGATAAAAGTATCGAAACAGCGGTACACTCAAATGTATACAAGAAGACACACataatacctcaaaggaaataACTTTTAAAACAGTGTTGGGACATATTTGTATTAGATAGACACCATACGAACGTAACACTTGAAGAAAGAAGGAGCTAGGATGAAGCCTCAAACCACAAACAAGATGCCATAGGTGAAACCCTACTTTGCCTACCAGATGTTCAAGAATAGACGAAGAAGAGGGCAGCAAAACATCATGTATAGCAGACAGGTGGTGCTCTTAAACATACCGGTTTAAAGTGAAGTTGTCAATGTTGGAAAGAATGGATGACTTGTCAAGGGTCATGGCAAAAAAGGATGTGGAAAAAGCGAGAAGTACAAAACAAAGAAGGTTCCAAAATCTCATTATCTAATATACAAAGATAAAGACCGGTTAAGCATTAATTAGGCAATCTAATCAACCAGATGATGTGACTAACCGACGACCAGCTACATTTAATGAAGGTTGTAAATGAATCATGTGTGATGATTTGATTGCCAAGAGCAATCATACCATTTTTACTCTGTAGACTGAGGGACTTAATGGTGTACCTGTGTCGACCAAGTAAGCAAATACTGAGAACATTCAAACTCAATGGCCAAAAGTATTATTTGTTGTGTAAGAATAAACCAAGGATCAATGGCAATTCTCATTTGGCGAAATCCTTAAAACAAACATATCCTAGGAAAGGTGCAACATACAAATACCCATAATAAACAAATATAAAGATGTACAAGGAAAATAGTTGTCCTTACCCGAACTATGAAAGAAATCAGGTAAGGACTAGAACTAACCTTCCTTTGGAAGCCTGTAAAATCAAACATCACCAAAGGAAAGAGGTAGAGTTTTTCTGTGATAAACAATCTTACAAACTTCGTATTCGACATCTAATTTAGGCATCGGAGAGCAATATCGGGGTCCATCCCTCGGTAGTGCTTTCTAACCTAGCTTTTATCTATTTTGCAGAGTGCCTTACTGCTTGGGAATTAGGAAAGTAGATGACCTGAGAACTAATTAGGTGTTCGGAAGGCCACATAGCAACTCCCTAATAGGGGGTTTCGGGATGGGACTGCCCTATTCCCCAACATAAATTAAAATGGGAGTTAACTCTTACCACATGCCCGCCcccgtttttttgaaaaaatacccACATAGGAGATTGGGGTCCTACGAAACCTTTTGACATCCCTATTTAATGGATTTATACCAACACCACGAAATAGAAAGTAGATGACATCCCTATTTAATGGATTTATACCAACACCACGAAATAGAAAGACCAAACTTTATACAAAATACGACAACAAAAACGTTTTTTTGTAAAAGGTTGATGGCATTGTTGACCATACTATTCGTTTTGACTAAATTTGGTAATTATTCTTCTTTTCAAGTATTATAAGTCAACAAACTTTAAAAAGAATCTTTATTGAAAAGGTAAAAGGTTGACAATGGTTACGTGGTATGCCATATGCCATTTATACTGATAAAACTTTCCCACATAAGATGTAGAGTCCATATGGTTTTTAGGTGTTGTCTGATTTTTGTCTACATATCTTCTTGGCCTCTTCTGTCCGTGTCGTGCAGACCACGTGTAGACATTGGGTTTCGCAAACTATTTGTTTTTTGAAGGCTACATACCTAAAAAGGTATGTACATCATCTTCTTGACGCAAATGTTGACCAGAGTTTTCAAAcctcttcagacatcttctagcctaaaaaaacacatatatctttGTTTTTGTTAATTTAGATTTATTCTAACTTTATCTATGATaaacaacttttttttaaaaaaaaaaaagtttcaatacttaaaggaaaaaaaattgaCGACACAATCATAACCTTttgtgacaaatttataaataaaaatttaagagtaaattactgaaatcgtccatatggtttggttaaaattgcacgtttggtccctaacttttttttacaCTCGGattgtccctgtggtttgattttgttgcgtttttcgtcctttacatacataaagttaggaaccaaacgtgcaattttgagcaaaccatagagacgattttagtaatttactcaaaatttaATTACTATAATGGTCATtggagctatatatatatatatatatatatatatatatatatatatatatatatatatatatatatatatatatatatatatatatatatatatatatatatatatatatatgaaaaagaatcttaatattatcttatattttttgtgttagattttataaaacattatttgatgCAATATCATTCATTTCTTGGAAGAAATATTTGTGCTcaattttaattgatttaattgagaagataaattggaaaattttaaaaattttcaattaaattcAAAGTTTATTTTCATCTATTTTATaagttaaattcaaaatttgttggtttttatcaaatatatacgttattTCATACcattttattttcactttttatacaacaatacataaaagttgatttaCATTTATTAATTATTGACAATAAAGTCATAAAATTATTGAAAAACTCTTTTAAGATTTAAAAAGACCAGGTTaattagattttattttattctaaTAGTCTGTATATGTTACAAAACAAACAATCTTCTTCtttcagactgcagacatttggtccacctcttttATTGCAGAGGTCTGTAGATATGATTCAAAGACTGCAaacattttgcctcagaaaaaacaaataGCGGCTTAgggtttaattatatattttcataaatttcaagattattattattattattattattattattattattattattatactcgAAGAAAATCATGATCTCCTTCTGcaacaaaagaaaataaatactAATGAGGTGCAACTTCTGAACTGCTCATATTGATTCTGCCTTAAAACACATTATATTAGCGGtaaatcataaaaataataacaatatttTGTGTAAAGCCGATGTTTTAGGTAATTTCCATTCTAGCTTTATTTCTTAAAAAGTTAGTGAAGTCGgtccctacgttgggcgtacgagacATGTACGTTGAGCGTAGGACTTTTCGTGTGGTCTACATATACGCAGCAGCTCGAGTGTGTATTATGTTATCTTTAGttagaggtgagttttctcaccacactagtgggtcgaaggcacaaagACCGGTTCTTTGATTTGTATGTGTAGGACATGTAACATTATGTGATTATTTCTTATGTGATTTTATATGCATGGACCCAATTTAGGCTCGGAGTCATATGGACCCGGGGTTGATATGGATCTGagggttgatacggacccgacACAACATTTGTTGTTGCATAGAGTTGACACGGACCTAGGGGTTGTCACGAACCTGACACAACCACAtgcttttatatttatttgtattgcttatgtggtattttggggaagcttACTAAACGTTCCGCTTACATATATGtttttggtttcagatacttctgATACAAAAGGGAAAAGCTCGACTTGATGGCATAACATCTCCCCCTCGTGATTTCTGCATTTTATAATCTCTATTACTCTGATATTTATGAAAAGTTgtattttggatatttttcgAGACATGTGTTGTTAGGATTGATgatctgaaaaatgaaatttttacttatggtttttgggtcgttacattttgaataattgtttaaaatgtattgaaattaaaataataaacctCAAATGTGTTGAAATTTCAAACAGAAGTCATTAGGCTCCATCTATGTATTTTAACCTTTATAAGACCTTCCACATCGCAACTTGCAAAACTAGTTTGCAATACCACATCACAAAAATAAAATTGCATGATGGTGAGGTGGCATCTTTTGCATGATCTTACCATTTTACCGATATGGATGCTCTAAGTAGGCTTAAATGTTCAtctaaaatatttaataattcaAACCATGTTGACTATTTTAGAAACCGGGACTAAATGATGTATTTTTTTTAACAgctaaaatgaaaattaaagacTTGAATGTCCAAAAGTAGTAATCAACAACTAAGTATAATCAAAACGATTACTATTcgaataaaatgacagttttataAAAGTCGTCATTTGTTTTAACCAAACCATATAAAGTAGATAACATATGATCTATGTTGACTTACACTAttctttatttaaatataatattaatttttataatttttaaaatatcatattatccaaatttttatttttaacaaatttaaaacagtttacatttgttttaaattcttatttttttttattaatttactattatacccttataGTGAATCTCTCACAAAAAATCCTTCACTCTATCTATCTCAAGTGGCCCCTTCATCCGCTTGCTCTCTTGGTTGATGATTGTTGTTTTAGTTGTTTTAATTTGTcaagctatatatgattttaaaattttgatttacaAGAAGGATATAAAAGTCAATTGATAAAAACAATTATGTAAATTGACTATAAAATGTTAAAAGTAAAATTTTGgataaatttgatattttaaaattttatgaatGATAAATATAAGATCTAGATATTTGATTggacaaatattatattttaatatttaagaaaCACATATTAAATTTTtccatacataaataaataaacaaataaaaactcGTGATATTAAAAGAAGGGATACATTAAAAGATCACAAGATAATACtaaaaagtaaatatatttaGAAATCAATCAAACATGTAACGAATTTATGTACATAAATAATCCAATCCACTTCCCAAAACAAATAGCCAATAGTGGGAGTGGACAATCCAAATTCCAAACCTTCAAAAACCCTGATCCGTATATGTATCTACCAAACCTACCAATAACTACCACAACCACATCCCTCGTATATCTTTTATCTACAAAACAACCCCTCCTTTTTCTATAAAAATTCAAACCACCCCCTcatgtttcaaaagaatttcACTCCACccccttcttttctttttctttcaagaATACGATTTCATCAACCCCAAATTATATAAATTCCTTCTCAACAAACTACCAAGTGAAACTAAAACAGCACCTCCAAGACCACCTTCATCCCTCTCAATCTTTTTAAACATCAATGGCAGTTCCTTCACTCTCAAGCAACTCGACCCAATTCTTTCCCTAACAAAATCAATCACCTTTAAATCCACAGAATTCCCAATTCCATCTGTAACATAAAATATATTATGAGCCACACCCATTGTTGTTGATATCTCACACTGTGTCACATTAATCGCATTTTCTCTAAAAGTTCGCATCACTTCAGCCAATAAACCCGGTTTATCAGTTTTGCAGAGCTCAAGCTGTACACCTTCAGGAGCTCGTCTTTCAATGGCGGATCTCAAACACATAATTACACGTTGCTTTTCTGGTTCAGAACTTATCGGGCTTCCATCTATATGTCTGATGAAGAATTCCTAAAAcccaaattaataaaaattagaaCTTTACAAAATTTTGAGAAAACCCCATTTTGAATTTTGAAGTAATCGTTAAGAAAGATTAAAGCTTTAAATGAATTGGGGAAACCCCATTAGAAAAGATGAAGAAAGATTGAAAATTTACCAGATATGCGTCGTCTTCTCTAGTGTTGATAGTGGCATGAAAGACGACGTATTGCATGTCTGTTAAAGTGCAAACGACGTCGAATAAAAGCTTGGGTCGGTCTTTGCCTTGAATGTTGACAACGGAATATTCTTTTTCTGAGCAGTTTTGAACGGATACTAACGGAGAATAACGGCCGCTGGTGTTTATAATCGGAGTTCTTTCGTAATCACGATCTGCGAACATCATTTGATGGAGTCTTCTTTCTGTGTGGGTGACTGCGATTGAGAATGAGGTTTTTGCGCTTCGTATGTCGTTGTCGCCTTTCAAGACGTTTTTCAAACGAGCTTCGATTCTGTTTATTTTTTGGGGTTCTTCAATTGGGGAACCGGAATTACAATCTTTTAGATGGATTATCGCTGCAATTCTGCCGTTGTGTGTCCATACTTTTGATTCGATGATGTCGCAGTTGAGCTCTGATAAAACTGCAAAAACTTCCGATAGAAGGCCGACTCTGTCTGTGCCTGTGAGTTCTAGGGCTGTCATTCCGTCAATCGACTTTGATTTTGTTCTGTTAACGGTTCCGAGAGATTGTTGAATGCAATTGATGATGCTTTCGTCTGTTAATTTGTTGCCATCCAAATTTGTGACATGGAAGACtgtagatgatgatgatgagattGAAAGTGTAATTAGTAACGAAAAGATGCAAACAGGAAAATCTGACAAAATGATTAAAGGATTTTGTTAATTGGAAAAGGTAAAGGTGGAATAGTAGATTACCATCCATGTTCCATCTTCCATCGGAGGAGACGTAACCTTTTTTGATGGAAAGGTTTAGATCTGTGAGGACTTGAACTGCTTCGAGAAGAATTCCGTCTTTCCTGACACTGTCAATCTGAAATCAAAGAAAAAAATGGCGTGAGTCAAACAAATTCgttgaaaatatgaaaaattcaaagttTGATCGAAGAAATATAGAAGTTGGTCAACAAACTTTGAAACTTACCATGATGCGTGTTGCGTCCACACAACCGGCATTGTCAATCATGACCCTGGCAAAGAGATATGAAACAGACAAATCAGCAAACGCGCAGACTGAAAGGAAATTCAAATTTTGAACTTGAACTTGAAAATTAGGGCAAAATAAGGAAAATTAGTATTGAAAAGTCACAAGTGGATTTTGAATGCAACTTCTGGATGAATTTGTTCTCAATATCTTTGAAAAGTCAAAGAAATTCCGATCATTAGgtcttaaaatattattaaacaCAAGACTTAATTCTTGCAGGTAAGAATTTTTCGCTTCGATCTAAACCGAATCAACTTCAAAGTTCAAACCGACATGTTCAAAAAACTTACTCAGAAATCACAAATACAGAAAACAATGATGCGAAAACGAAGAACAAATTAACTTACCGAGGAGTGTTCATACGAACAACAAGCTTTTCATACTCTTCCAAAAACGGTCTCCGGTCCATTTGCAtcatcttctcttcttcttcaggCGACGAAATTGTCAGTAACTTATGGATCAGAAGACTTTGCTTTGAAGTGGTTTTTTATGGAGGGAATGGGTTGAAGAGAGAAAGGAAACAAAACAAAAGAGTACAGCTAATAGAGAGCCCAAATTTGAAGAAATTGTTAGCTTTATCGACTAAATCGCCATGAAAGATCACCTCTCTCTTTGTCTCTCTAGAATTACAAAAAGAAGCACTGCAACACGCTTTTCGGTTAATTGTCTCCCTGTGGGTTTAAGTCTTATTTATATTGAAGGCAACAAGTTTCTTAAATAATAtgaaaaagtaaataaatatatatacgaAAAGGACACCAAGTGGATTTTGTAAAATCGTTCTTTAAATGACTTTATAAATATGAATATAGAAACTTTAGTCATATTGGAAAGATTTTTTTACCATGATTAAATAATTAGCTTTTCAATAAATAAGCTTGTTTATTAAACAAACAAAATAcacaaaaatgacaaaaatataaTGGAATTATTGTAGTATGgcctattaaatattaaaaacaaaaaaaaaactaaattatattAATTGATAAAATAAGGAATttactttttatttattataagtaatattttttgtattaaaatatattataaatatagagTTAGAGTGTATGGCTATTAAAGTTGGagattatatttatttaaaaatagaaagtattttataaaatctaaAATCTAAATAACGTTCAATTTAGAAAACTGTTTATTCGGGTGCCCGGGGACAACTGCCCGAAATTTGGCTTgattttcaatttctttcaatATAAGTCAACTTGACACGTGTCAAGGAAATGGATGCCATGTAGGACCGTGATTGGGGCCCGCACGTGCTCCTTTGCTTGCCTTCAACTTCAAACCATGGGTAGCATTTAAAATGAAGCAACGGCAGGGGACTGCCACgtggaaaatattaatttaaatttgaatttaattaaaaatgttataaaaaataacTAACGACCCGACGGCCACACTTTGACAACAACCGTCTATAAATTGGATTTTCCGTTGTCTAAAATTAACGccggtttttgtttttgtttttatatattttttttaattcgtaAAATTTTTATTGTTATATGAATCaactagggtttcttgtattTATCTTTGGAAGATTTGGAAGATATGCGCTGGCCAatgaaatttaattaattaacagaATAAAGTTTTAATATGGAATATTATGTTTTTAATGCGTTTAGTTGATTTTATAAGATCATTAAGTCAATTTGTTTCTAATTTTAGCATGATCAAGTTAAGTAAAAATCATATCACAAGTTATTAAATACGTAAGATATGTTTAATTGCCATATAAGTGCAGAATATGATTTTGCAATAATACAATTGACAAGGATCTATGACATTAACAAAATATAAAGAAAACGTGATCTTCAATTATTCTAATTTTGGTGTTTTAATATTTGCAACCTACTCTTTATTTTTAGTATTTTTCAAATTATGAAAATTTCTTAAAACATTTCAATTGTGACATATTTGTAGCTTTATTTcaactttaattttattagatTATATGAAACTCATCAAATTATCAATTTCTAACTTGTTTCAGAATAAATTTGTGTTAACGCAAACTTGTTTGAGAATTGAGACTATATTTATGTTACATCAACCATAAGTTTATCACGAGTTGACAGACAAGTGTCCATCAGCCAATGGTCTAGGATTCAAATTGCATTGTGGATGAAAGTTATAGATTTTTATAGATTCAAGTAACACTgtcaaaaaaaatacattttgaaTTAATATTCAGACCAAACATTTTCTCGTACAAAGAAATAAAACCTATTTGATATTTTCGAGTGTTGGGTATTAAGATGTAACCTTGAGAAGATTAAGAACAACACTAAAGATGATTGTGTTGTTTCAAATTAAACATCAAACACAAAAAAGATTTAGTGTGGTTCAtttgatggatttgatcaagCTAAGTCGATAGAAAAATTAGAGATTTTTTAATTGATTTCAAGAGGTTACACAAAAACATGTTTGTATTTACTATACTATCATATCCGCTCACGTACCCTTATATCGTTACCACACTCTAGGGTTAGAAATAAATGAAATTTATTTGTAATGGTGTTAACCTAAATGTTTGGGCCAATTTATTTCAAATTGAATAGTCATTATGGTAAATTGGTAAAAGCTAAGTTATTTTTTTAATGGCAGTGTATCCAAAATTGAAGTTATGAGATTCGAAGTTCAGTCaattttattttgaaatgttAGATAATATGCGATACCTATTAGACATTTTAATGGTTTTCCTTAGGTCTGACAACTAGGTTGGGTTCGGGttgacgggttggcgggtcagaaaacataaactcagcccaacccatataatatatgggttaacgggttggcgggtcacgggttggtgggttggaaacctcaacccaacccaataCATATAACCCGTCTAAGTATATGGGTTCGCGGTTCACAAGTTAATCGGTCAATCTTAACCCATATAACCCGTTTAATAAATAagcaacacattttaaaaaataaggttttttcaacataaattcattaaatgattaaagtaattaacataaaaaaaaaagttttcaacAATAATTCACAAAGTCAATAACatccaaataaaaatgaaaaatgaaaacattcatagaaagtgGATGTGTTCTTCATTCGTGACTTGTGAGTATCTGAAAATAACAAcatgtattttttctttttttaattaacgAATCGCAAACGCAGATTAGTCACATACGGATACGGATGGAAATCAAATTTCATTAGCAATTAAATATATCATTTTTTAAATGTAACATATATATATTAGGGTTGCAAACGaaccgagccgagctcgagcctgaccaggctcgggctcggctcgtttaaATATTTATAGgttcgagctcgagctcggctcgtttcgAGCCTCGTGGTACAAAGCTCGAGATCGACTCGTTAAGAATTGTACGGgcactgtaacgcccgcagatccgggctagtcaatttagaggcaataggggtcgaaaacgactttttgacaaaaagattatttagaataaataatcttaacgaatttgtagaatatgtcacaaggtttccgtacatataaagaacgctgaaatccgagttataacgaagaagttatgacccgtcgaagtttcgcgtcggaaccggcacggcgccgggaagcgtaaatagtaaatttatgatatatagagatttagccttagcgctctaaacaaaagtcgtagaatatgttaaactaagaacatcgataaaaagaacgcccaaatctgacttcgtatgaagaagttatgatttttcgaagtttcggattagcggtgtacagcccgaaattcgaattttagatcgattgatttttagccgacacaacctaaacaagaatcgaagatctcgttattagtagcgtaacgataaaaatacagacgaaaatggacatcgaataaagaagttatgagattttaacggaccaatcctgtcctggcctgttaaaaatataactttaaaaataaagtcaaaattaaccaacggagtctaaacgaaagttgtagagtatgtctccacctacgcgtggatataaataacgtcaaaaacggagttcgtatgagcgaGTTACAAGTTATAGTagtatatttacgtattaaaataaagtataaatcatgtatacgtacacatatatatacatatgtatatatcattagaaaggtatcgacgatgcggttattataaaactaatgttgagttctttcgacattagtttagtacaaagatcattaaatccatttaaaatagtattatagaggggtgtttagttgtttatataactaaaaggtcattaagtaattatggagggtagtttttgaaaattcaattagtataaataagagcattgggctctcatatttcttgcaccattctcttgattcaagagtctttctctc of the Lactuca sativa cultivar Salinas chromosome 6, Lsat_Salinas_v11, whole genome shotgun sequence genome contains:
- the LOC111918749 gene encoding ACT domain-containing protein ACR8 is translated as MMQMDRRPFLEEYEKLVVRMNTPRVMIDNAGCVDATRIMIDSVRKDGILLEAVQVLTDLNLSIKKGYVSSDGRWNMDVFHVTNLDGNKLTDESIINCIQQSLGTVNRTKSKSIDGMTALELTGTDRVGLLSEVFAVLSELNCDIIESKVWTHNGRIAAIIHLKDCNSGSPIEEPQKINRIEARLKNVLKGDNDIRSAKTSFSIAVTHTERRLHQMMFADRDYERTPIINTSGRYSPLVSVQNCSEKEYSVVNIQGKDRPKLLFDVVCTLTDMQYVVFHATINTREDDAYLEFFIRHIDGSPISSEPEKQRVIMCLRSAIERRAPEGVQLELCKTDKPGLLAEVMRTFRENAINVTQCEISTTMGVAHNIFYVTDGIGNSVDLKVIDFVRERIGSSCLRVKELPLMFKKIERDEGGLGGAVLVSLGSLLRRNLYNLGLMKSYS